The Streptomyces pactum genome contains a region encoding:
- a CDS encoding CBS domain-containing protein, translating to MRTGRSGMRAWVVRAGENGERERSALDEGVLVVGWDRLTRGDLADSATRGDVRAAVAAAYPDEGPYTIGNWTGQLYRFVHEIQSGDLVVLPLKSSRVAIGRVTGGYEYRAGAAEGTRHIRRVEWLVEDLDRREIQSDLLDSLGSLLTVFEISRFGAADRVAALAEGKPDPGRPDADEFAATLTEPAKLYEEVRRRGDAEPLTLSIRDFLAVWGVQRRHPASTEQIKNDLEARGLVTVPPFTEGTLDSRIAVLAGGAEPDESGTSAVSRLVGTGLRAAQALGDRDASFGSAPPAASAGLTGGLPDEDDETQAIAYRVSNLESANRMPECVRVGDSLGTATTLMVLRGYSQLPVLDADGRLRGVVSWESIGRARMADPAPGLHAATVRGQEANGSDDLLDWIGAIQQSGYVVVRDPDHKVCGLITASDLTVQFGTRVRPFVLIEEIEQRLRRVVDRCIPLDRIKATVPRGRAAQVHSAANLTFGAYKHLLKVPENWAALGWGIDQEHFLTALEDCRNFRNDLMHFSPDPVTDDQLVPAQGLLELLRSVDPQI from the coding sequence GTGCGTACGGGGAGGAGCGGTATGCGGGCCTGGGTGGTGCGTGCGGGAGAGAACGGGGAGCGCGAGCGGTCGGCCCTGGACGAGGGTGTTCTCGTCGTCGGGTGGGACAGGCTCACGAGGGGCGATCTCGCCGACTCCGCCACGCGCGGCGACGTCAGGGCGGCCGTGGCCGCCGCCTACCCCGACGAAGGTCCGTACACGATCGGGAACTGGACCGGTCAGCTCTACCGTTTCGTCCACGAGATCCAGTCCGGCGATCTCGTCGTGCTGCCCCTGAAGTCCTCGCGGGTGGCCATCGGCCGGGTGACGGGCGGCTACGAGTACCGGGCCGGGGCCGCCGAGGGCACGCGGCACATCCGACGGGTGGAGTGGCTGGTCGAGGACCTCGACCGGCGCGAGATCCAGTCGGACCTGCTGGACAGCCTGGGCTCCCTGCTGACCGTCTTCGAGATCAGCAGGTTCGGCGCGGCGGACCGCGTGGCCGCGCTCGCCGAGGGCAAGCCCGACCCGGGGCGGCCCGACGCCGACGAGTTCGCCGCGACCCTCACCGAGCCCGCGAAGCTGTACGAGGAGGTGCGCAGGCGCGGCGACGCGGAACCGCTCACCCTGTCCATCCGGGACTTCCTCGCCGTATGGGGTGTCCAGCGGCGTCACCCGGCGTCCACCGAGCAGATCAAGAACGACCTGGAGGCGCGGGGCCTGGTCACCGTCCCGCCCTTCACCGAAGGCACGCTGGACAGCCGGATCGCGGTGCTGGCGGGAGGCGCGGAGCCGGACGAATCGGGAACGAGCGCGGTCAGCCGGCTCGTCGGCACGGGACTGAGGGCGGCGCAGGCCCTCGGCGATCGGGACGCCTCATTCGGGTCGGCGCCCCCCGCCGCCTCGGCCGGGCTCACCGGCGGGCTGCCCGACGAGGACGACGAGACACAGGCCATCGCCTACCGGGTCAGCAACCTCGAGTCGGCGAACCGGATGCCCGAGTGCGTACGCGTCGGGGACAGCCTCGGCACCGCCACGACGCTCATGGTGCTGCGCGGCTACAGCCAGCTTCCCGTACTCGACGCGGACGGACGGCTGCGGGGCGTCGTGAGCTGGGAGTCGATCGGGCGCGCCCGGATGGCGGATCCCGCGCCCGGTCTGCACGCCGCGACCGTGCGGGGGCAGGAGGCGAACGGCTCGGACGACCTGCTCGACTGGATCGGGGCCATCCAGCAGTCCGGGTACGTCGTCGTCCGCGACCCCGACCACAAGGTCTGCGGGCTGATCACCGCCTCCGACCTCACGGTGCAGTTCGGCACGCGCGTACGTCCGTTCGTCCTGATCGAGGAGATCGAGCAGCGCCTGCGCCGTGTGGTGGACCGGTGTATTCCGCTCGACCGCATCAAGGCGACCGTCCCGCGCGGACGCGCCGCCCAGGTCCATTCCGCCGCCAACCTCACGTTCGGGGCGTACAAGCATCTGCTCAAAGTGCCGGAGAACTGGGCCGCGCTGGGTTGGGGCATCGACCAGGAGCACTTCCTGACGGCGCTGGAGGACTGCCGCAACTTCCGCAACGACCTGATGCACTTCAGTCCGGACCCGGTGACCGATGATCAACTGGTCCCGGCTCAGGGGCTGCTGGAACTGCTGCGTTCGGTGGATCCGCAGATCTGA
- a CDS encoding serine/threonine-protein kinase, translating into MEPLDTEADPRVVGPFELLARLGAGGMGVAYLARRIPLEGLPDEMAAAYRLVEPDHDQEADPAGLVVVKMILPRLLDHQPQARERFAREVDAVRSVVSDRVPALRGADPEAAEPWFAMDYVAGPSLQVLVKESGPLGVGPYAALGLALVDALRAIHGTKLLHRDLKPSNVVLGPDGPVVLDFGLAVLSERQSSQALTRTGDLMGTRPYMPVEQLRDTKHVEEPADVYALGATLFFALTGRPPYPVMPLMSPPKWDGVDLAFLPLLAQVLVASPSQRPDLDGVQESLFTLLADAGLTLEAATAQLQARVAEAGLTPELPRRALADHADPAVRELAQHAVDRGDAPDAPWAEDDPGFYGIVDTDEIEWAADATDGPDAPGGHPPTLVDPDPAPPVAPAPQAGPSGVPGPAPTSYPLPPPRPRDATQEPAATASSASQSAPRAARNVAARIRERYAHRGEL; encoded by the coding sequence ATGGAGCCGCTGGACACCGAGGCCGACCCGCGTGTGGTGGGTCCGTTCGAACTGCTCGCCCGGCTCGGTGCGGGCGGCATGGGCGTCGCCTATCTGGCGCGCAGGATCCCCCTGGAGGGCCTCCCCGACGAGATGGCCGCGGCCTACCGCCTGGTCGAGCCCGATCACGACCAGGAGGCCGATCCGGCCGGCCTCGTGGTGGTCAAGATGATCCTGCCGCGGCTGCTGGACCACCAGCCGCAGGCCCGTGAGCGGTTCGCGCGTGAGGTCGACGCCGTCCGCTCGGTCGTCAGCGACCGGGTTCCGGCGCTGCGCGGGGCGGATCCGGAGGCCGCCGAGCCGTGGTTCGCCATGGACTACGTCGCGGGTCCCTCCCTGCAGGTTCTGGTGAAGGAGTCCGGTCCGCTCGGCGTCGGACCGTACGCGGCGCTCGGGCTGGCCCTGGTGGACGCCCTGCGCGCCATCCACGGGACGAAGCTGCTGCACCGCGACCTCAAGCCCAGCAACGTCGTGCTCGGCCCGGACGGCCCGGTGGTGCTGGACTTCGGCCTGGCGGTGCTGTCCGAACGGCAGTCCAGCCAGGCGCTCACCCGGACCGGCGACCTCATGGGCACGCGCCCCTACATGCCCGTCGAGCAGCTCAGGGACACCAAGCACGTCGAGGAACCCGCCGATGTGTACGCCCTCGGAGCCACTCTCTTCTTCGCGCTGACGGGCAGGCCGCCGTATCCCGTCATGCCGCTGATGTCGCCGCCCAAGTGGGACGGCGTCGATCTGGCCTTCCTTCCGCTGCTGGCCCAGGTGCTCGTCGCCAGTCCCTCCCAGCGGCCGGATCTCGACGGTGTACAGGAGAGCCTGTTCACCTTGCTCGCCGACGCCGGTCTGACGCTTGAAGCCGCCACGGCCCAGCTCCAGGCCCGCGTCGCCGAGGCGGGGCTCACCCCGGAGCTGCCGCGGCGGGCCCTCGCCGACCACGCGGACCCCGCCGTCCGGGAGCTCGCGCAGCACGCCGTCGACAGGGGGGACGCGCCGGACGCGCCCTGGGCGGAGGACGACCCCGGCTTCTACGGCATCGTGGACACGGACGAGATCGAGTGGGCCGCGGACGCCACCGACGGCCCGGACGCACCCGGCGGTCATCCGCCGACGCTCGTCGACCCCGACCCGGCCCCGCCCGTGGCACCGGCACCGCAGGCCGGGCCCTCCGGCGTCCCGGGGCCCGCCCCCACGAGCTACCCGCTCCCGCCGCCGCGCCCCCGCGACGCCACGCAGGAGCCGGCCGCCACCGCTTCGAGTGCCTCGCAGTCCGCTCCCCGGGCCGCGCGGAACGTCGCGGCCCGCATCCGCGAGCGGTACGCGCACCGCGGGGAACTGTGA
- a CDS encoding DEAD/DEAH box helicase translates to MPAPDGPPPAGTVIEVRDEEWMVRNSRQVRPGEFLIEAVGASDLVRGQEARFLAPTMDRPRVLRPENTRLIPDGSPHFRRSRLFLEAVLRKTPLPQRERRLALTDGFLLDRMDYQLRPAEKALANPLRPRLLIGDVVGLGKTLEIGVLLGELIRRGRGERILVVTPAPVLEQFQHEMWTRFSLPLVRLDSAGIARIERKIPAGRNPFTYYKRVIISMDTLKNPRRYRPWLEHIHWDAVVIDESHNLINQGSDRRALADLLAERTDALILASATPHNGEMPAFTGLIRLLDPMAVEDPSRPRAEELEHLMLRRTKVSAEVAEQLKDHWAPRGGSHPVRCRANALEEEVFQELAEHWLKQRERQAQAEDRLFPYVLLKSFLSSHRALFATVRQRLTRTGHVLPERHRVTDEPPAGVAPSTPEAASLLRLLELARAIERAGAGDGVPAAASKLAGLVDELRRIGVRAGSPTRAVVFSERRETLDWLGEVLPPLLGWQAEDDARAAVKVMYSGAGISDRVQMEYVDEFARAGSDVRLLLTGDGASEGVNLHRQCHHLIHWDLPWSLIRVEQRNGRIDRYGQTRPPQFRAMILESAVEGALDDTDIAEKVLAREERVHAVLGAVEAATKDNDGDKEEKRVMEALFRGEAPRPAVDGLQTVSADSLGALDSLDDGFTADLPLAQRLNAEFGTGTDPYDDESDFDFGFDFDDTPDTPGTPGAPEPGPGAPAGSTAGNGHGHAPVRVVEELRLFTDRRDYVLAGLEELADLEAFRLDTTVQGTDLSFDTPEDLADRLDVLPAGYLRDHGITRRMKLTFSREDAADSLRRAREDADSVSLWPDAHYVGELHPVLEWITDKVLVQLGRQQALVVQVDRARVPEPVFLTQGVWSNRDGRPTVVAWLAVDRLGRAGAEPRVRELTRPLLAELGLGPAMPDHFAEGDPAALQQYVGAAVAATRREMDRRRQEAEEHIDRPLREYETRVGHWREQKLPGFTGGHTARERAAENLEKAAARLRTAGDPMVRVLAVLEPSA, encoded by the coding sequence ATGCCTGCACCCGACGGACCGCCGCCCGCCGGCACGGTGATCGAGGTACGGGACGAGGAGTGGATGGTCCGCAACAGCAGGCAGGTACGCCCCGGCGAGTTCCTGATCGAGGCCGTCGGCGCCTCCGACCTCGTACGCGGACAGGAAGCCCGGTTCCTCGCCCCCACGATGGACCGGCCCCGCGTCCTGCGCCCCGAGAACACCAGGCTCATCCCCGACGGCTCGCCCCATTTCCGCCGCAGCCGCCTCTTCCTGGAGGCCGTGCTGCGCAAGACGCCCCTGCCCCAGCGGGAGCGGCGCCTGGCGTTGACCGACGGGTTCCTCCTGGACCGCATGGACTACCAGTTGCGCCCCGCGGAGAAGGCGCTGGCGAACCCGCTGCGGCCCCGGCTGCTGATCGGCGACGTGGTCGGCCTCGGCAAGACCCTGGAGATCGGGGTGCTGCTCGGCGAACTGATCCGGCGCGGCCGGGGCGAGCGCATCCTCGTCGTCACACCCGCGCCCGTCCTCGAACAGTTCCAGCACGAGATGTGGACGCGGTTCTCCCTGCCGCTGGTCCGGCTCGACAGCGCGGGCATCGCCCGGATCGAGCGGAAGATCCCCGCGGGCCGCAACCCGTTCACGTACTACAAGCGCGTGATCATCTCCATGGACACGCTCAAGAACCCCAGGCGCTACCGGCCGTGGCTGGAGCACATCCACTGGGACGCGGTCGTCATCGACGAGTCCCACAACCTGATCAACCAGGGCAGCGACCGCCGTGCCCTCGCCGATCTCCTCGCCGAACGCACCGACGCGCTGATCCTGGCGAGCGCCACCCCGCACAACGGCGAGATGCCCGCCTTCACCGGTCTGATCCGCCTCCTCGACCCCATGGCGGTCGAGGACCCGAGCCGTCCGAGGGCGGAGGAGCTGGAACACCTCATGCTGCGCCGCACCAAGGTCAGCGCCGAGGTCGCGGAGCAGCTCAAGGACCACTGGGCGCCGCGCGGCGGCTCCCACCCCGTGCGGTGCCGGGCGAACGCCCTGGAGGAGGAGGTCTTCCAGGAGCTGGCCGAGCACTGGCTGAAGCAGCGCGAACGGCAGGCACAGGCGGAGGACCGGCTCTTCCCGTACGTCCTGCTCAAGTCCTTCCTGTCCTCGCACCGCGCCCTGTTCGCCACGGTCCGTCAGCGGCTGACCCGGACCGGACACGTGCTCCCCGAGCGGCACCGCGTCACCGACGAGCCGCCGGCCGGCGTCGCCCCGAGCACACCCGAGGCCGCCTCCCTGCTGCGCCTACTGGAGCTGGCGCGGGCGATCGAGCGCGCGGGCGCCGGGGACGGCGTGCCGGCCGCCGCCTCCAAGCTGGCGGGGCTGGTCGACGAACTGCGCCGCATCGGCGTGAGGGCGGGCAGCCCCACCCGCGCGGTCGTCTTCTCCGAGCGCCGCGAGACCCTCGACTGGCTGGGCGAGGTGCTCCCGCCCCTGCTCGGCTGGCAGGCCGAGGACGACGCGCGGGCCGCGGTCAAGGTCATGTACAGCGGCGCCGGCATCTCCGACCGGGTGCAGATGGAGTACGTCGACGAGTTCGCCCGCGCGGGCAGCGACGTGCGGCTGCTCCTCACCGGCGACGGCGCCTCCGAGGGCGTCAACCTGCACCGGCAGTGTCACCATCTCATCCACTGGGACCTGCCCTGGAGCCTGATCAGGGTCGAGCAGCGCAACGGCCGCATCGACCGGTACGGGCAGACCAGGCCGCCGCAGTTCCGCGCGATGATCCTCGAGTCGGCGGTCGAGGGCGCGCTGGACGACACGGACATCGCCGAGAAGGTCCTCGCCCGCGAGGAACGGGTGCACGCGGTCCTCGGCGCCGTGGAGGCGGCGACGAAGGACAACGACGGCGACAAGGAGGAGAAGCGTGTCATGGAGGCGCTCTTCCGGGGAGAGGCACCCCGGCCGGCCGTGGACGGGCTGCAGACCGTCTCCGCGGACTCCCTCGGCGCCCTGGACTCCCTGGACGACGGGTTCACCGCGGATCTGCCGCTCGCCCAGCGGCTGAACGCCGAGTTCGGTACGGGCACGGACCCGTACGACGACGAGTCGGACTTCGACTTCGGCTTCGACTTCGACGACACCCCGGACACCCCCGGCACCCCCGGCGCCCCGGAGCCGGGCCCCGGCGCCCCGGCCGGGAGCACCGCGGGCAACGGCCACGGCCACGCCCCGGTCCGGGTCGTCGAGGAACTGCGCCTGTTCACGGACCGCCGCGACTACGTCCTCGCCGGCCTGGAGGAGCTCGCCGACCTGGAGGCGTTCCGCCTGGACACCACCGTGCAGGGCACCGACCTCAGCTTCGACACCCCCGAGGACCTCGCCGACCGGCTCGACGTGCTGCCCGCCGGCTACCTGCGCGACCACGGCATCACGCGCCGTATGAAGCTCACCTTCAGCCGCGAGGACGCGGCCGACTCCCTGCGCCGGGCCAGGGAGGACGCGGACTCCGTGTCGCTGTGGCCGGACGCCCACTACGTCGGCGAGCTGCACCCCGTCCTGGAGTGGATCACCGACAAGGTCCTCGTCCAACTGGGCCGTCAGCAGGCCCTCGTCGTCCAGGTGGACCGCGCCCGCGTACCGGAGCCGGTCTTCCTCACCCAGGGCGTCTGGTCCAACCGGGACGGCCGCCCGACGGTCGTGGCCTGGCTGGCCGTCGACCGGCTGGGCCGGGCCGGAGCGGAGCCCCGGGTCCGGGAACTGACCCGGCCCCTGCTCGCCGAACTCGGCCTGGGCCCCGCCATGCCGGACCACTTCGCCGAGGGTGACCCGGCCGCGCTCCAGCAGTACGTCGGGGCCGCCGTCGCCGCCACCCGCCGCGAGATGGACCGGCGACGGCAGGAGGCGGAGGAGCACATCGACCGTCCGCTGCGCGAGTACGAGACGAGGGTCGGCCACTGGCGGGAGCAGAAGCTGCCCGGCTTCACCGGCGGACACACCGCCCGGGAGCGGGCCGCCGAGAACCTGGAGAAGGCCGCGGCCCGGCTGCGCACGGCCGGCGACCCGATGGTGCGGGTCCTCGCCGTCCTGGAGCCGAGCGCATGA